The Deltaproteobacteria bacterium genome includes a window with the following:
- a CDS encoding CcoQ/FixQ family Cbb3-type cytochrome c oxidase assembly chaperone, protein MISQWLTHFNDVQLALVGFALFFSVFVMVLLWTYRKNSKNYYQNISELPFNDGDKI, encoded by the coding sequence ATGATAAGTCAGTGGCTAACTCACTTTAATGATGTGCAATTAGCCTTGGTTGGGTTTGCTTTATTTTTTTCGGTGTTCGTGATGGTCCTACTTTGGACCTATCGAAAAAATTCTAAAAATTATTATCAAAATATATCAGAATTACCTTTTAACGACGGAGATAAAATATGA
- a CDS encoding NifU family protein has translation MNLDNPFKVKISYESTPNPSTFKFLFHQDLVEKTAEFNTPQEAEVSPLATKIFGFPWTAKVYLGKNFMSITKQDWVDWNILVEPLAGLIQEHLDKNEKIIHDVSKNTPSLDADLDPLSKKIKTIIINEIQPVVALDGGEIVFHSFKNQTVYIHMKGACAGCPSSSATLKEGIEVRIKQLVPEVNEVVAL, from the coding sequence ATGAATCTCGATAACCCATTTAAAGTTAAAATTAGCTATGAAAGTACCCCCAACCCATCGACCTTTAAATTCCTTTTTCATCAAGACCTGGTGGAAAAAACCGCTGAGTTCAATACTCCCCAGGAAGCAGAAGTTTCTCCGTTGGCAACTAAAATTTTTGGTTTCCCATGGACCGCAAAAGTTTATCTTGGAAAAAATTTTATGAGCATCACCAAACAGGATTGGGTTGACTGGAATATCCTGGTAGAGCCTTTAGCTGGCTTGATCCAAGAACATCTGGATAAAAATGAAAAAATCATCCATGACGTTTCGAAAAACACACCCAGTTTAGACGCTGATCTTGATCCTCTGTCCAAAAAAATAAAAACTATTATTATTAATGAAATTCAACCTGTCGTCGCTCTTGATGGGGGTGAAATTGTTTTTCATAGCTTCAAAAATCAAACTGTTTATATCCACATGAAAGGCGCTTGTGCTGGTTGCCCCAGTTCTTCAGCCACACTTAAAGAAGGCATTGAGGTTAGAATTAAACAACTTGTCCCGGAAGTAAATGAAGTTGTCGCTTTATAG
- the lysS gene encoding lysine--tRNA ligase, with protein sequence MTNENKEVNKEVNKEVNKEVNREKENPLKEEKRRKLLNLREKGINPFPYSFDRNATLDLLSKNYSYLVSGEKKEETQYAVAGRLMTLRSMGKAVFFNIQDQTGSFQVYLKPEILNAEQKVMFDLIDLGDIVGVKGFVFRTQKGELSLHASEFIILTKTLEPLPEKFHGIQDVEIKYRHRHLDLISDLDSRKVFQTRSKIITEIRNFLTSKGFLEVETPVLQPIYGGASAHPFSTHHRALDMKLFMKISPELYLKRLIVGGFEKVFEIGKNFRNEGIDRSHNPEFTMLEWYEAYTDYNYQLKQFEELVADLCMKIKGTTKIIYQGKEIDFTPPWRRLTVYDGVKEYAGIDPVEINPAELFQVLKKKGSKLMNAVSKGEMIMELFELTVEEHLWQPTFVMDHPVEISPLTKIHRSNPLLVERFEPFAACMEIGNSYSELNDPIEQRNRLKEQEAKRIQDEEAHPMDEDFLHAIETGMPPTGGVGLGIERVVMILTDRPSIRDIILFPTMKFK encoded by the coding sequence ATGACAAATGAAAATAAAGAAGTAAATAAAGAAGTAAATAAAGAAGTAAATAAAGAAGTAAATCGAGAAAAAGAGAATCCGCTAAAAGAGGAAAAAAGAAGAAAATTATTAAATCTTAGAGAAAAAGGTATTAATCCTTTTCCTTATTCTTTTGATAGAAACGCGACGTTGGATTTATTAAGTAAAAATTATAGTTATTTAGTTTCAGGCGAGAAAAAAGAAGAAACTCAATATGCTGTAGCTGGAAGATTGATGACCCTTAGATCCATGGGCAAAGCGGTTTTCTTTAATATACAGGATCAAACAGGATCGTTTCAAGTCTACTTGAAACCAGAGATTTTAAATGCCGAACAGAAGGTCATGTTTGATTTGATTGATTTAGGCGATATCGTGGGTGTTAAGGGCTTTGTGTTTAGAACTCAGAAAGGTGAACTGTCTTTGCATGCCAGCGAATTTATTATTTTAACTAAAACGTTAGAACCCTTACCAGAAAAATTTCATGGAATTCAAGACGTTGAAATTAAATACCGCCATCGACATTTGGATTTAATTTCTGATCTCGACTCAAGGAAAGTGTTTCAAACCAGATCTAAAATTATAACCGAGATACGAAATTTTTTAACAAGCAAAGGATTTCTCGAAGTGGAAACGCCGGTGCTGCAACCGATTTATGGTGGGGCTAGTGCTCATCCATTTTCGACTCATCATCGTGCTTTAGATATGAAATTGTTTATGAAAATTTCCCCTGAGTTGTATTTGAAAAGATTGATCGTAGGTGGTTTTGAAAAAGTTTTTGAAATAGGAAAAAATTTCAGAAATGAAGGTATTGATAGATCTCATAATCCTGAATTTACGATGCTAGAATGGTATGAAGCGTATACTGATTACAACTACCAACTAAAACAATTTGAAGAATTAGTAGCAGACCTTTGTATGAAAATTAAAGGAACTACTAAAATTATTTATCAAGGTAAAGAAATTGATTTTACTCCACCTTGGAGAAGACTCACCGTGTATGATGGAGTCAAAGAGTATGCAGGAATTGATCCCGTTGAGATAAACCCGGCTGAATTATTTCAAGTTTTGAAGAAAAAAGGTTCTAAACTGATGAATGCCGTTTCTAAAGGTGAAATGATCATGGAGCTTTTTGAATTGACGGTGGAAGAGCATTTGTGGCAACCCACTTTTGTTATGGATCACCCAGTGGAAATTTCTCCTTTAACCAAAATTCATAGATCAAATCCTTTGCTTGTTGAAAGATTTGAACCCTTTGCTGCCTGTATGGAAATTGGCAATTCTTATTCCGAGCTGAATGACCCTATTGAACAACGAAATCGACTTAAGGAGCAGGAAGCTAAAAGAATTCAAGACGAGGAAGCCCATCCTATGGACGAAGATTTTCTTCATGCGATTGAAACGGGGATGCCACCAACGGGAGGAGTGGGGCTCGGGATTGAAAGGGTCGTCATGATCTTAACGGATAGACCCAGCATCAGAGATATTATTCTTTTCCCAACAATGAAATTTAAATAG
- a CDS encoding heavy metal translocating P-type ATPase, whose product MNNLILNPCLCLHCGSFTQENKDFCCSACEILHRIQLHDWHPQNENQFEAYRAQYSYMDHPDFKSYYESPSLVSGNVLETTNEFTFFVEGLQCSSCVHLIEKLPEFYAEVGSAEINFGLSTLVIKGTKQLSISQVMAILNEFGYKGWPLSPKENIVDRFKNENRKFIKRIAVAGACTGNIMLFVVPVYAGLTGTYATVFNWLSLLLFLPILFYSATPFYKGALNSIKYKVINVDLPITMALLAGFIFSTLNLVRGQGEIYFDSTASFIFLILSTRFLVKRVQQKSLSESSLSQFLPIQEISYRPNEKESAENKISTKPSHKINPGDHLLIKPNQIVPADGCLSSISADLDVSLLNGESLPQSYTQGMKVFAGTRVLNKPLEMIVEKINSDTEIGQIMTQLERESLQKTKFITLSDKLAQWLIVIVFSIAILFFIFYGALFNYQTALNRSLALIVLACPCALAFGTPLAYAMALRRARNHGVLIKNGNVFEKILKMKIIFFDKTGTLTSGRLNLVQHFPNEISDEIKSLILGLEGNSTHPIAFSFRNAWKEVTPTSLDSLEEKLGFGVFGRLNENEYTLEADQRRSDSGLLGVTLKKNNQALGYFYFCDELHPDTSKVIQELHSKKYKMGILSGDRKYIVQSIANETKIDPLLVFSELSPQEKESKIREFENVCMIGDGANDALAMKASLVSIAVKGSVSLSLSSCDVYFTQPGLKSLLFLIDLSKKSQDTLKRNLFFALIYNFTGGVLALFGFINPLMAAILMPLSSAVILGSTLWGVRK is encoded by the coding sequence ATGAACAACCTGATTTTAAATCCTTGTCTTTGTCTCCATTGCGGGTCCTTTACCCAAGAAAATAAGGATTTTTGCTGTTCAGCTTGCGAAATTTTACACCGGATTCAACTTCATGATTGGCACCCTCAAAATGAAAATCAATTTGAGGCTTATCGGGCTCAGTACTCATATATGGACCATCCTGATTTTAAGTCCTATTACGAATCTCCATCCCTGGTTTCTGGAAATGTCCTTGAAACAACCAATGAATTTACTTTTTTTGTCGAAGGCCTGCAGTGTTCTTCCTGTGTCCATTTAATTGAAAAACTTCCTGAGTTTTATGCTGAAGTCGGTTCCGCTGAGATAAATTTTGGGCTCTCTACTCTTGTCATCAAAGGCACCAAACAACTCTCCATAAGTCAGGTCATGGCAATTCTCAACGAGTTTGGATACAAGGGCTGGCCACTTTCTCCTAAAGAAAATATTGTGGATCGTTTTAAAAATGAAAATCGAAAGTTTATAAAAAGAATCGCTGTGGCTGGAGCTTGTACAGGGAATATCATGCTTTTTGTTGTCCCAGTCTATGCCGGTCTTACCGGAACTTATGCCACTGTTTTTAACTGGCTCAGTTTATTGCTTTTTTTGCCGATATTATTTTATTCCGCAACTCCCTTTTATAAGGGGGCTCTTAATTCCATCAAATACAAAGTCATCAACGTAGACTTACCTATCACAATGGCTTTATTGGCTGGTTTTATTTTTTCAACTCTCAATTTAGTCCGCGGGCAGGGAGAAATTTACTTTGATTCTACAGCGAGTTTTATTTTTTTAATTCTTTCAACTCGGTTTTTAGTCAAGAGGGTCCAACAAAAGTCCCTCTCTGAAAGTTCATTAAGTCAATTTCTTCCCATTCAAGAAATCTCTTATAGACCTAACGAAAAAGAGTCTGCTGAAAATAAAATCTCCACGAAACCATCTCATAAAATAAACCCAGGTGACCATCTTCTCATCAAGCCCAACCAAATTGTGCCTGCAGATGGATGTCTTTCTTCGATTTCAGCGGATTTGGATGTTTCCCTATTAAATGGAGAATCTCTGCCTCAGTCCTACACCCAAGGCATGAAAGTTTTTGCTGGGACCAGGGTCTTGAACAAACCTCTGGAAATGATCGTTGAAAAAATTAACTCTGACACAGAGATAGGTCAGATCATGACTCAACTTGAAAGAGAGTCTTTACAAAAAACAAAGTTTATTACCCTATCTGACAAGTTAGCCCAATGGCTAATCGTCATTGTCTTTTCTATTGCCATATTATTTTTCATATTTTACGGAGCTCTTTTCAACTATCAAACGGCCTTGAACCGATCTCTAGCTTTGATTGTGCTGGCCTGTCCCTGCGCGCTTGCCTTTGGAACTCCCTTAGCTTATGCCATGGCTTTAAGAAGAGCGAGAAATCATGGCGTTTTAATTAAAAACGGAAACGTTTTTGAAAAGATTTTAAAAATGAAAATCATTTTCTTTGATAAGACAGGCACTTTAACCTCTGGGAGACTCAACCTGGTTCAGCATTTCCCAAATGAAATTTCAGATGAAATCAAAAGTCTGATTTTGGGACTTGAGGGAAACTCCACCCACCCTATCGCCTTTTCATTCAGAAATGCCTGGAAAGAAGTCACGCCAACTTCTTTGGATTCTCTCGAAGAAAAGTTAGGTTTCGGCGTTTTTGGCCGCCTCAATGAAAACGAATACACCCTTGAAGCCGATCAAAGAAGAAGCGATAGCGGTCTGTTGGGAGTGACTCTGAAAAAAAATAATCAGGCTCTTGGTTACTTTTATTTTTGTGATGAACTTCATCCTGACACTTCTAAAGTTATTCAAGAATTGCATTCAAAAAAATATAAGATGGGCATCTTATCAGGAGATCGAAAATATATTGTTCAAAGCATCGCCAATGAAACAAAAATAGATCCTCTTCTTGTTTTTTCCGAACTTTCTCCCCAGGAAAAAGAAAGTAAAATTAGAGAGTTTGAAAATGTTTGTATGATTGGCGACGGTGCCAATGACGCCCTGGCCATGAAGGCCTCCCTTGTTAGCATTGCCGTGAAAGGATCTGTTTCATTGAGTTTATCCTCTTGTGATGTATACTTTACCCAACCTGGTTTAAAATCTTTACTCTTTCTGATTGATCTTTCAAAAAAATCTCAAGATACTTTGAAACGTAATTTATTCTTTGCTTTGATTTATAATTTTACAGGCGGAGTGTTGGCATTGTTTGGATTTATTAATCCGCTGATGGCGGCCATTTTAATGCCTCTGAGTAGTGCTGTTATTTTGGGATCAACACTTTGGGGAGTCAGGAAATGA
- a CDS encoding c-type cytochrome, translating into MSQVEEKDLLIKGHEYDGIKEFDNPLPGWWLFTFYATIIFAFLYVLHYEFGGGPTLAKELEVAMQEIQAAKPAKVAETQESEESLLQKAQDPKVLALGAEIYTGKCASCHGNELQGLVGPNLTDKFWIHGKGKISDMLVTIKTGVADKGMPPWEGILKTDELIAVASFIHSKKGSNPPNQMPPQGDPVE; encoded by the coding sequence ATGAGTCAAGTTGAAGAAAAAGATCTTCTCATCAAAGGACACGAATATGATGGGATTAAAGAATTCGATAATCCTCTTCCAGGCTGGTGGCTTTTTACTTTTTATGCCACCATCATTTTTGCCTTTCTCTATGTCCTTCATTATGAATTTGGCGGAGGTCCCACGCTTGCCAAAGAACTTGAAGTGGCCATGCAAGAAATTCAAGCTGCCAAACCAGCCAAGGTCGCAGAAACTCAGGAATCTGAAGAAAGTCTTCTCCAGAAGGCTCAAGACCCAAAGGTCCTTGCCTTAGGAGCGGAAATATACACTGGAAAATGTGCTTCTTGTCATGGAAATGAACTTCAAGGTCTTGTTGGTCCCAATTTAACTGACAAGTTCTGGATCCACGGTAAGGGTAAAATCAGTGATATGCTTGTCACCATTAAGACAGGAGTTGCTGACAAAGGAATGCCTCCCTGGGAAGGTATTTTGAAAACCGATGAACTTATCGCCGTCGCTAGCTTTATTCATTCTAAAAAAGGATCAAATCCTCCAAATCAAATGCCTCCACAAGGAGATCCGGTTGAGTGA
- the ccoS gene encoding cbb3-type cytochrome oxidase assembly protein CcoS yields the protein MNILILTIPMALIFAAGFVFAFVWATSRGQFDDLETPAMRMLKDDEE from the coding sequence ATGAATATTCTCATTTTAACTATACCGATGGCTCTTATCTTTGCTGCCGGATTTGTTTTTGCTTTTGTTTGGGCTACCTCGAGGGGGCAATTTGATGATTTAGAAACCCCAGCAATGAGGATGCTAAAAGATGATGAAGAATGA
- a CDS encoding class I fructose-bisphosphate aldolase produces the protein MTPRVREILNWYGSENPGVLNHLARIMNSGQLKGSGKIVILQADQGLETGVANSFAKNPDSYDPCYHIELAIEAKCNAFMAPLGALESGARDYAGEIPFILKLSHFQTMNSEIENALRLGCSGLGLSRVSGWNNQVMNLMSEAKKAGLVILMDIQPDEPLDLMTNAAHMAAQLGVHIVNVGIPTDELALDKNQLIYKTHGIKISKLADRSRHLIQSCFSGKRILLFSGDEFKPPEVLLSEVSQTVQGGAFGGVMGRNAFQRSKKEAIQLLQNVMDGYAGRNLI, from the coding sequence TTGACCCCAAGGGTTCGTGAAATTTTAAATTGGTATGGATCTGAAAATCCAGGTGTTTTAAATCATTTGGCAAGAATAATGAACTCGGGTCAATTGAAAGGGTCAGGCAAGATAGTTATTTTGCAAGCTGACCAGGGATTAGAAACGGGTGTGGCAAACAGTTTCGCCAAGAACCCTGATTCCTATGATCCGTGCTATCATATAGAGCTGGCTATTGAAGCTAAGTGCAACGCTTTTATGGCTCCTCTTGGGGCTTTGGAATCTGGCGCTCGTGACTATGCAGGCGAAATACCTTTCATTTTAAAATTAAGTCACTTCCAGACGATGAATTCCGAGATCGAAAATGCTCTTCGTCTTGGCTGTTCTGGCCTGGGTTTATCCAGAGTAAGTGGATGGAACAACCAAGTAATGAACCTGATGAGTGAGGCGAAAAAAGCAGGTCTGGTGATTCTTATGGATATTCAGCCTGATGAACCTCTGGATCTCATGACCAATGCAGCTCATATGGCTGCACAGTTAGGGGTCCATATAGTGAATGTAGGCATTCCAACGGATGAGTTAGCCTTAGATAAGAACCAACTTATTTACAAAACTCATGGAATTAAAATTTCGAAATTAGCAGACCGTTCTCGGCATTTAATTCAATCCTGTTTTAGTGGCAAGAGAATCCTTCTTTTTTCAGGAGACGAATTTAAACCTCCCGAGGTTTTATTATCCGAAGTTTCGCAGACGGTTCAAGGGGGTGCCTTTGGTGGTGTTATGGGTCGAAATGCTTTTCAGAGGTCTAAAAAAGAAGCGATTCAGTTACTGCAAAATGTAATGGATGGTTACGCTGGTAGAAATTTAATTTAA
- the ccoN gene encoding cytochrome-c oxidase, cbb3-type subunit I, which produces MEKVTYDDKIVKAFILAMLAFAGIAFLVGLLAALQLAYWPFNFNLEWLSFGRIRPLHTNAAIFAFAGNAVFAGIYYSTQRLCKTRLFNDTLSWIHFWGWQAIILSAAITLPLGYSQGKEYAELEWPIDISIAVIWVVFAVNFFGTLAKRKEKHIYVAIWFYMATILTVAMLHIVNSIEYPVSFMKSYPVWAGIQDAMVQWWYGHNAVAFFLTTPFLGLMYYFIPKAVNRPIYSYRLSIVHFWALIFLYIWAGPHHLLNTAMPDWAQTLGVVFSVMLWAPSWGGMINGLLTLRGVWHLIRTEPIVKFLVTAVTFYGMSTFEGPLLSIKSVNHLAHYTDWIIGHVHGGALGWNGFLAFGMAYYLIPKLWRTEIYSKSLANTHFWVATLGILLYYISMWASGITQGLMWRAIDPQGNLVYPDFVETVIRIVPLYWVRALGGLLFLVGFFIMIYNVIKTIQKAPAGHQDTEVQVPVAQLNPDEKEEKGHRKLEGLVTVFAALSLIAVLVGSVIEIYPTLNLAKYIKTEKTIEPYTPLELAGRDIYIAEGCYVCHSQMIRQLPGDVLRYGKASTLEESMYDHPFQWGSKRTGPDLAREGKKFPDLWHYRHMIDPRAVTPKSIMPSYPWLADNSTDFVILRKKVAVMKALGVPYDDNTLANADLMAEKQAKEIVAGLKSQGIVQEGLERKEIIALIAYLQCLGQKTIQKGESNDKSVANSL; this is translated from the coding sequence ATGGAAAAAGTGACCTATGACGACAAAATCGTCAAAGCCTTTATCCTCGCCATGCTCGCTTTTGCGGGGATTGCTTTCCTCGTAGGATTGCTTGCAGCACTCCAGTTAGCTTACTGGCCATTTAACTTTAATTTAGAATGGCTCAGTTTTGGTCGAATTCGACCTTTACATACCAACGCTGCTATTTTTGCCTTTGCTGGCAATGCCGTGTTTGCTGGAATTTATTATTCAACCCAGAGACTTTGTAAAACACGACTTTTTAATGATACCTTGAGCTGGATCCATTTTTGGGGTTGGCAAGCTATCATTCTTTCCGCTGCCATCACCCTCCCCCTAGGTTACTCGCAAGGAAAGGAATATGCCGAGTTAGAATGGCCCATCGATATTTCAATCGCGGTTATTTGGGTTGTTTTTGCCGTTAATTTCTTTGGCACTCTAGCCAAAAGAAAAGAAAAACATATTTATGTCGCTATCTGGTTTTATATGGCAACCATTTTAACTGTGGCCATGCTTCATATCGTTAACTCGATTGAATATCCTGTCAGCTTTATGAAATCTTACCCTGTTTGGGCCGGCATTCAAGATGCGATGGTGCAATGGTGGTATGGACATAATGCCGTGGCTTTTTTCTTAACCACACCTTTTCTCGGATTAATGTATTACTTTATTCCTAAGGCGGTTAATCGTCCCATCTACTCTTACCGTTTATCGATCGTTCACTTTTGGGCTTTGATATTTTTGTATATCTGGGCTGGCCCTCACCATTTACTCAACACGGCCATGCCTGACTGGGCGCAAACCTTGGGAGTGGTTTTTTCAGTGATGCTGTGGGCTCCAAGCTGGGGAGGAATGATCAATGGATTATTAACTCTTCGAGGTGTTTGGCATCTTATTCGAACCGAACCCATTGTTAAATTTTTAGTAACGGCAGTCACCTTTTACGGTATGTCCACCTTCGAAGGTCCTTTGCTTTCAATCAAATCAGTGAATCACTTAGCTCACTATACCGATTGGATTATTGGGCACGTCCATGGCGGCGCCCTTGGCTGGAATGGATTCTTGGCCTTTGGGATGGCCTACTATCTTATTCCCAAATTATGGAGAACCGAGATTTACTCTAAATCACTAGCGAACACCCATTTCTGGGTAGCTACTTTAGGTATCCTCTTGTACTACATCTCGATGTGGGCTTCGGGAATCACCCAGGGACTGATGTGGAGAGCCATTGATCCCCAAGGCAATTTAGTTTACCCAGATTTTGTAGAAACAGTTATTCGAATTGTCCCACTCTATTGGGTACGCGCTCTGGGCGGATTGTTATTTTTAGTTGGTTTCTTCATTATGATTTACAATGTGATCAAGACGATTCAAAAGGCTCCGGCTGGCCATCAAGATACCGAGGTTCAAGTTCCGGTGGCCCAACTAAATCCTGATGAAAAAGAAGAAAAAGGTCACCGCAAGCTTGAAGGCTTAGTCACCGTTTTCGCTGCGCTCTCTTTGATTGCCGTTTTAGTTGGATCTGTTATTGAAATCTATCCCACTTTGAATCTAGCTAAATACATTAAGACAGAAAAAACCATCGAGCCTTACACTCCACTTGAATTAGCAGGCCGAGATATTTACATTGCTGAAGGTTGCTACGTCTGTCACTCGCAGATGATCCGTCAATTACCAGGAGATGTACTTCGCTATGGAAAAGCTTCAACCCTAGAGGAATCCATGTATGATCATCCTTTTCAATGGGGATCGAAACGAACCGGACCAGATCTAGCCAGAGAAGGGAAGAAGTTTCCTGATTTATGGCACTACCGACACATGATTGACCCACGTGCCGTCACTCCAAAATCGATTATGCCTAGCTACCCTTGGTTAGCTGATAACTCGACTGATTTCGTTATACTACGAAAAAAAGTGGCGGTAATGAAGGCTCTGGGAGTTCCCTATGACGATAACACCTTAGCCAATGCTGATCTCATGGCAGAAAAACAAGCTAAGGAAATCGTTGCTGGTTTAAAATCCCAGGGAATAGTGCAAGAGGGACTTGAAAGAAAAGAAATCATTGCTTTGATTGCCTACCTGCAATGTTTAGGACAAAAAACCATCCAAAAAGGAGAGTCAAATGATAAGTCAGTGGCTAACTCACTTTAA
- a CDS encoding CBS domain-containing protein, with translation MNSIKSLLKGNTNLNDFIVEEGSEAFFALKKLTHNKMTALFVCDSKISNNIVGIFTEKDYYKNVVNRGNLSLVVTVKDIVNRKVPFVNSDCSVEDCFQLMKDLNLHYMPVIEDNKALGIVTKEDIIDSLIEKKEFLINQLTVYITGNSQEYDSSNAKKEKLKVNELDFNNRDNFLLKVSSA, from the coding sequence ATGAATTCGATTAAATCGTTACTTAAGGGGAATACAAATTTAAATGACTTTATTGTCGAGGAAGGCAGTGAAGCCTTTTTTGCATTGAAAAAACTAACCCATAATAAAATGACAGCCTTATTTGTTTGCGACAGTAAGATTTCTAATAATATTGTTGGTATTTTTACGGAAAAAGACTATTATAAAAATGTTGTTAATAGAGGCAACCTTTCCTTGGTTGTCACCGTTAAAGATATCGTCAACCGAAAAGTACCTTTTGTTAATTCTGACTGCAGCGTTGAAGACTGTTTCCAGCTGATGAAGGACTTGAACTTGCATTATATGCCTGTGATCGAAGACAATAAAGCCTTGGGCATTGTTACTAAGGAAGATATTATTGATTCTCTTATTGAGAAAAAAGAATTTTTAATTAACCAGCTGACTGTCTATATTACCGGAAATAGTCAAGAGTACGACTCTTCAAACGCTAAGAAGGAAAAGTTAAAGGTAAATGAATTGGATTTTAACAATAGAGATAATTTTTTACTAAAAGTCAGCTCTGCCTAA
- the ccoG gene encoding cytochrome c oxidase accessory protein CcoG, which translates to MSEETNLGLDPERLTMLDEHGHKKNIIPAEVTGFWRNKRDYFYAALILFFLVLPWTKINGVQTILLDLPNRKFALFGLTFWAHDAPMIFFILAFFTIGLGFVTSIWGRVWCGWACPQTVFIDFIYRRIEKIIEGPYLKRRALEKQELNFEKFVKKISKWFLFFVVSSLIAHSFTAYFVGSLELTKWIYSGDLNAHWTTFLIISFITLVLLFDFGWFREQFCIIMCPYGRFQSVLMDQGSLAVLYDEKRGEPRKGLPSASGEKKGDCVSCQRCVQVCPTGIDIRKGLQMECIACTACIDACDDIMVKVNKPKGLIKYNTISGKQNRLTSLRSLLYLSILVISSVVFFTLLFNRSDVHVELLRAKDMPYQIRKNNDGTDVVMNHFKLHIKNQSFENKKFNVSFPEEFKHLNIELKMPQNPIDVSAGTDKTIHFFMIFKKEILTNKGEMKLKLHFVEDSTVPTSTLSSEGPPQIHLQSLHPQSKEFSLIGPLAGSD; encoded by the coding sequence TTGAGTGAGGAAACCAATTTAGGTCTAGACCCAGAACGACTGACCATGCTCGATGAGCATGGTCATAAAAAAAATATTATTCCCGCTGAGGTCACAGGGTTTTGGAGAAATAAAAGAGATTATTTTTATGCCGCCTTGATCCTGTTTTTTCTGGTCCTTCCTTGGACAAAAATCAATGGGGTACAAACGATCCTCTTAGACCTACCAAATAGAAAGTTTGCCCTTTTTGGCCTGACCTTTTGGGCCCATGATGCCCCAATGATTTTTTTTATTCTTGCTTTTTTTACGATTGGGCTGGGCTTTGTCACCTCCATTTGGGGTCGTGTTTGGTGTGGCTGGGCTTGTCCACAAACGGTGTTTATCGATTTTATCTATCGACGTATTGAAAAAATAATAGAAGGTCCCTACTTGAAACGAAGGGCCCTTGAAAAACAGGAATTAAATTTTGAGAAATTTGTTAAAAAAATTTCCAAATGGTTTTTATTTTTTGTCGTTTCCTCTTTGATTGCCCATTCCTTTACCGCTTATTTTGTTGGTTCTCTCGAGTTAACCAAATGGATCTACTCTGGAGATTTGAATGCCCATTGGACAACTTTTTTGATTATTTCCTTTATCACCTTGGTTTTGCTTTTTGATTTTGGATGGTTCAGAGAACAATTTTGCATCATCATGTGTCCCTATGGTCGATTTCAAAGCGTGTTAATGGACCAAGGCTCTCTTGCTGTCCTCTATGACGAAAAACGGGGTGAACCGAGAAAAGGCTTGCCTTCAGCTTCGGGTGAAAAAAAAGGAGATTGTGTCTCGTGCCAACGCTGTGTTCAAGTCTGCCCTACGGGGATTGATATCCGCAAAGGTTTACAGATGGAATGCATTGCTTGCACCGCCTGCATCGATGCCTGTGACGATATCATGGTCAAGGTCAACAAACCTAAGGGGCTTATCAAATACAACACGATTTCAGGAAAACAAAATAGATTAACATCGTTACGTTCCCTCCTTTATTTATCGATTTTGGTTATCAGCAGCGTGGTTTTTTTCACTCTTCTGTTTAACCGATCTGATGTTCATGTCGAATTATTAAGAGCCAAAGACATGCCCTATCAGATAAGAAAAAATAATGATGGTACGGATGTCGTCATGAATCACTTTAAGTTACATATAAAAAACCAAAGTTTTGAGAATAAAAAATTTAATGTTTCCTTTCCTGAAGAGTTTAAACACTTAAATATTGAATTAAAGATGCCTCAAAATCCTATTGATGTGAGCGCCGGAACCGACAAAACAATTCATTTTTTTATGATTTTTAAAAAAGAAATTCTTACAAATAAAGGCGAAATGAAGTTAAAGCTACACTTTGTCGAAGATTCAACTGTTCCCACTTCGACTTTGTCTTCGGAGGGTCCCCCTCAGATCCATCTCCAATCACTTCACCCACAATCTAAAGAATTTAGTCTTATCGGCCCGCTCGCTGGATCAGACTGA